One Strigops habroptila isolate Jane chromosome 19, bStrHab1.2.pri, whole genome shotgun sequence genomic window carries:
- the LOC115617835 gene encoding feather keratin Cos1-1/Cos1-3/Cos2-1-like: MSCCNPCVPCQPCGPTPLANSCNEPCVRQCQSSTVVIEPSPVVVTLPGPILSSFPQNTVVGSSTSAAVGSILSCEGVPINSGGFDLSCITNRYCRRPC, from the coding sequence ATGTCCTGCTGCAACCCGTGcgtgccctgccagccctgcggcCCGACCccgctggccaacagctgcaatgagccctgtgtcaggcagtgccagaGCTCCACCGTTGTCATTGAGCCTTCCCCCGTGGTGGTGACCCTGCCcggccccatcctcagctccttcccgcAGAACACTGTTGTGGGCTCCTCCACCTCCGCTGCCgttggcagcatcctcagctgtGAGGGAGTGCCCATCAACTCCGGGGGCTTTGACCTCTCCTGCATCACCAACCGCTACTGCCGCAGACCCTGCTAA
- the LOC115617846 gene encoding feather keratin Cos1-1/Cos1-3/Cos2-1-like, with protein MSCCNPCVPCQPCGPTPLANSCNEPCVRQCQSSTVVIEPSPVVVTLPGPILSSFPQNTVVGSSTSAAVGSILSCEGVPINSGGFDLSCITNRYCRRPC; from the coding sequence ATGTCCTGCTGCAACCCGTGcgtgccctgccagccctgcggcCCGACCccgctggccaacagctgcaatgagccctgtgtcaggcagtgccagaGCTCCACCGTCGTCATTGAGCCTTCCCCCGTGGTGGTGACCCTGCCcggccccatcctcagctccttcccgcAGAACACTGTTGTGGGCTCCTCCACCTCCGCTGCCgttggcagcatcctcagctgtGAGGGAGTGCCCATCAACTCCGGGGGCTTTGACCTCTCCTGCATCACCAACCGCTACTGCCGCAGACCCTGCTAA